Proteins encoded together in one Chryseobacterium sp. G0201 window:
- a CDS encoding alpha/beta hydrolase family protein — protein sequence MKITKQQNIIIPNSETREFLADAYYPETDKKLPLVIFVHGYKGYKDWGAWDLMAEKFAEAGFFFVKFNFSHNGTTVEDPHNFADLEAFGNNNYSKELSDLGAVIDYFVKDSKVDDQKIVLIGHSRGGGISIIKTFEDERINGLITLASVDTLDRFPKNEALENWKKEGVYYVVNGRTKQEMPHYYQFYEDFEKDEYRFDVERATEMAKAHVLVIHGTNDESVNVKNAEHLHILNPNSELFLIENANHTFGSKEPWEEDNLPKELNTVVEKCIEFIKDRM from the coding sequence ATGAAAATTACAAAACAACAAAATATAATCATCCCAAACTCTGAAACCAGAGAATTTCTTGCAGATGCCTATTACCCTGAAACAGATAAAAAGTTACCGTTAGTAATCTTCGTTCACGGATATAAAGGCTACAAAGATTGGGGCGCCTGGGATTTGATGGCAGAAAAGTTTGCCGAAGCAGGTTTTTTCTTTGTGAAATTCAATTTTTCTCACAACGGAACAACAGTTGAAGATCCACATAATTTTGCTGACTTGGAAGCTTTCGGGAATAATAATTATTCTAAAGAACTTTCAGATTTAGGCGCTGTGATTGATTATTTTGTTAAAGATTCTAAAGTAGATGACCAAAAAATAGTATTGATCGGGCACAGCAGAGGAGGGGGAATTTCTATTATTAAAACTTTTGAAGATGAAAGAATTAATGGTTTGATCACTTTGGCAAGTGTCGACACGTTAGATCGGTTCCCGAAAAATGAAGCTTTAGAAAACTGGAAGAAAGAAGGAGTTTATTATGTTGTAAACGGTCGGACAAAACAGGAAATGCCTCATTATTATCAGTTTTATGAAGACTTTGAAAAAGATGAATATCGTTTTGATGTGGAAAGAGCAACGGAAATGGCGAAAGCTCATGTCTTGGTTATTCACGGAACAAATGATGAAAGTGTAAATGTAAAAAATGCCGAACATCTTCATATTTTAAACCCAAATTCTGAATTGTTTTTAATTGAAAATGCCAATCATACTTTTGGGTCAAAAGAGCCTTGGGAAGAAGATAATTTACCAAAAGAACTGAATACAGTCGTCGAAAAATGTATTGAATTTATTAAAGACAGGATGTGA